The Colletes latitarsis isolate SP2378_abdomen chromosome 14, iyColLati1, whole genome shotgun sequence genome has a segment encoding these proteins:
- the Klp31e gene encoding kinesin-like protein 31E isoform X1, translating into MADDTSVRVAVRIRPQVAREVIDMCRICTQVPPGEPQVFLGPDKAFTYDYVFDTAIGQCTIYDTCVAHLVEGALDGYNATVLAYGQTGSGKTYTMGTGFDVEVDETVIGIIPRAIRHLFNGIAEKQQHARERAQMPPEFKVTAQFLELYNEDLKDLLEPGGPRGGARIHEDTAGNIHLAGVEPRIVVSPEQALEYLRLGALSRTTGSTQMNTQSSRSHAIFTLYIRQQKCIKVEDPDADIDTSGTEPASEFETLTAKFHFVDLAGSERLKRTGATGDRAKEGISINCGLLALGNVISALGDKTKKALHVPYRDSKLTRLLQDSLGGNSQTVMIACVSPSDRDFMETLSTLKYANRARNIKNKVTINQDKSSRTIASLRREIQQLQLELMEYRQGKRVVGEDGVNDAWHENQMLNSELQSLRTRVKALSETVEALTAKNVLLLAEKAAGQWMSSTGGNGEVTSLVQGYVQEIEELRARLLEAEAMYQQLKKRQMQVNAANPYGDSGYIFQSDSTSVLNDAKKELQKEMDALTALKEQQAYGTNTASKTGDEGEGDDTEVGQDTASEDDSDDDSDRKEDEEEAAMGRELEALTSDIDVKQRLIQELEFSQRRLQTMKQHYEDKLAQLQARIKDTQEERDKVLHSLQQQPTPPTEKVKKLRDEYEKKLSAMQKEMRLLQSAKKEHARLLKNQSQNENRLRGLRNELAEMKRAKVKLLNKMREEAQRHKENELRRNREIAQLRKESRKNANMIRTLEADKRMKEVVLRRKQEEVTALRKRDRGLSQKVAGRAPPKSANPKALKQRWHTFERTIAKQALAKQAAAETEREMERLLQEREELGRELEKLQKHRNAVTNSRGDTTDVDEEIDNVKSKISYLQDSIAECQRDMVEMGDGDAEGEPGVEALVSTIRTVDEAQYLLQRMLAFTVEQSCVAAQKQLEVRDMESRLNQVAQESDVQHQLLEHVLRDRDLLSLTNNHHNTLNYSPPSSRSSSPDNETYSQVIIGEERQRNNKVRRRTTQPQELLYGVQPNSDNLKTEEQSQNHNHPLTRVPSAPGSLKGLVLTRSQYGNISGGSPTLSRRDSTSPRPLRRPLHPGGGSMEQVAHTDVSSPPGSPTTYRRFNSREENVFSRLTASRQPASTDPQPMKGIISQYQGKTPPRAVLQCSHVAEGHSKAVLTICATADLLFSGSKDRTVKVWDLRTGIENLTLSGHPNNVVAVKYSQVQNLLFSVSAAYVKVWDLRIGNSCVKTLFSSGQAQSGPIALSTPSRMLQVTVGETTINDLVLSMDEQELYTASSDKVRVWDLRKLTYIGKLSTPHTAAVMCLAVADDGRVIAGSKDHLISLVEPNTSGQSVSLAPPHYDGVQCLTTCDSTLFSGSRDMCIKRWDLSKMELVQSLNNAHKDWILGLCMINSGSVMVSGCRGGVLKAWSVPKEQGGECAPIGEVRAHGSAINAVITNQQHVFTASNDGTVRLWSYYKRDARTFQRSNSLKS; encoded by the exons AAACTGTAATTGGAATCATTCCTAGAGCTATCAGACACCTTTTCAATGGAATTGCAGAAAAACAGCAACATGCTAGAGAACGTGCACAAATGCCTCCAGAATTTAAA GTTACTGCACAATTTTTGGAACTGTATAATGAGGATTTGAAGGATCTATTGGAACCAGGTGGACCAAGAGGTGGTGCTCGTATTCACGAAGATACCGCGGGCAACATCCATTTAGCTGGCGTCGAACCACGAATTGTAGTTAGTCCAGAACAAGCGTTAGAATATTTACGATTAGGAGCACTGTCGCGCACAACTGGATCCACTCAAATGAATACTCAGTCGTCAAGATCACACGCGATATTCACATTGTACATAAGACAGCAAAAATGCATAAAAGTTGAAGATCCAGATGCTGATATTGATACAAGTGGCACAGAACCAGCGAGCGAATTCGAAACTTTAACTGCTAAATTTCATTTTGTGGATCTAGCTGGTTCAGAAAGATTGAAGAGAACTGGTGCTACAGGAGATAGAGCAAAAGAAGGAATATCTATAAATTGTGGATTG TTGGCCTTAGGTAACGTAATTTCAGCGCTTGGTGACAAAACAAAGAAAGCTTTACATGTTCCATATAGAGATTCAAAATTAACTAGGCTACTTCAAGACTCACTGGGAG gaaATAGTCAGACTGTTATGATAGCCTGTGTATCACCAAGTGATAGAGACTTTATGGAAACTCTAAGTACTCTAAAGTATGCAAACAGAGCAAGAAATATAAAGAACAAAGTTACAATTAACCAGGACAAGAGTTCAAGGACAATAGCTTCCCTTCGAAGAGAAATACAACAacttcagttagaattaatggaATATAGACAAG GCAAGAGAGTTGTTGGTGAAGATGGGGTAAACGATGCTTGGCACGAGAATCAGATGTTAAATAGTGAATTGCAAAGTCTTCGTACTAGAGTTAAAGCTCTTTCAGAAACAGTTGAAGCATTGACAGCAAAGAATGTTCTTCTGCTGGCAGAAAAAGCTGCTGGTCAGTGGATGTCATCAACTGGTGGTAATGGCGAAGTAACGAGTTTAGTACAAGGATACGTTCAAGAGATAGAGGAATTAAGGGCTCGTCTTTTAGAAGCTGAGGCTATGTATCAGCAACTTAAGAAACGACAGATGCAG GTTAATGCAGCAAATCCTTATGGTgactctggatatatatttcagAGTGATTCTACATCAGTATTAAATGATGCCAAAAAAGAATTACAGAAGGAAATGGACGCATTAACTGCATTGAAGGAGCAACAAGCATATGGTACAAATACTGCCAGTAAAACCGGAGACGAAGGAGAAGGCGATGATACAGAAGTTGGCCAAGACACTGCAAGTGAAGATGATTCAGATGATGATTCTGATAGAAAAG AAGACGAAGAAGAGGCAGCTATGGGTCGAGAATTAGAAGCTTTAACATCAGATATTGATGTAAAACAACGATTAATACAGGAACTAGAATTTTCTCAACGACGATTACAAACTATGAAACAGCACTACGAGGATAAACTTGCTCAGTTACAAGCTCGCATTAAGGACACCCAGGAAGAAAGGGACAAAGTATTGCATTCTTTGCAACAGCAGCCGACACCGCCGACAGAAAAAGTAAAGAAACTGCGCGATGAATACGAGAAGAAACTTTCTGCTATGCAAAAAGAAATGCGACTTTTGCAGTCCGCGAAGAAAGAACACGCAAGATTGCTCAAGAATCAATCACAGAATGAGAACAGATTAAGAGGACTTCGAAACGAATTGGCAGAGATGAAAAGAGCAAAGGTGAAGCTTTTGAATAAAATGCGAGAGGAAGCTCAGAGACACAAAGAAAACGAACTAAGACGCAACAGGGAGATAGCACAATTACGTAAGGAAAGTAGAAAAAATGCGAACATGATTAGAACGTTGGAGGCTGATAAAAGGATGAAAGAAGTAGTGCTTAGGCGCAAACAGGAAGAGGTTACAGCGCTAAGAAAACGAGACAGAGGCTTAAGTCAAAAAGTTGCGGGTAGAGCACCGCCTAAATCGGCAAATCCAAAAGCATTGAAACAACGATGGCACACATTTGAAAGGACTATAGCGAAACAGGCATTGGCCAAGCAAGCAGCTGCGGAAACGGAGAGAGAAATGGAAAGACTTCTTCAAGAACGTGAGGAATTAGGTAGAGAACTCGAGAAGCTTCAAAAACACAGGAACGCTGTAACAAATTCGAGGGGAGATACGACTGATGTCGATGAAGAAATTGATAATGTGAAAAGCAAAATTAGTTATTTACAG GATAGCATTGCCGAATGTCAACGCGATATGGTTGAAATGGGCGACGGAGATGCAGAGGGTGAACCAGGCGTTGAAGCTCTGGTATCAACAATTCGAACTGTAGACGAAGCTCAGTACTTGTTGCAAAGAATGTTGGCATTTACCGTGGAACAGAGCTGTGTAGCTGCTCAAAAGCAACTCGAAGTTCGAGATATGGAATCTCGGTTAAATCAAGTGGCACAAGAAAGCGACGTACAACATCAATTATTAGAGCACGTATTACGTGACAGGGATCTCTTATCTCTTACAAACAATCACCACAATACATTGAATTATAGTCCTCCAAGTTCGAGAAGCTCATCGCCAGATAA TGAAACTTATAGCCAAGTTATAATTGGAGAGGAAAGACAGCGTAATAATAAAGTAAGGCGAAGAACAACGCAACCTCAAGAACTTCTTTACGGGGTTCAACCCAATTCAGATAATTTAAAGACAGAGGAACAAAGTCAAAATCATAACCATCCACTTACAAGGGTACCTAGCGCACCAGGTAGTTTAAA GGGATTGGTATTGACGAGAAGTCAATATGGTAATATAAGTGGTGGATCTCCGACCTTAAGTCGACGCGATAGTACATCACCAAGGCCATTGCGACGACCACTGCATCCTGGTGGAGGCTCCAT GGAACAGGTAGCACATACAGATGTGTCATCGCCTCCTGGATCGCCAACCACGTACCGACGTTTCAACAGTCGAGAAGAAAACGTTTTCTCCAGGTTGACTGCGAGTAGGCAACCAGCGTCAACAGATCCTCAGCCTATGAAAGGAATCATTTCTCAATATCAAGGCAAG ACGCCACCAAGAGCCGTTTTGCAATGCTCTCACGTAGCAGAGGGTCACAGTAAAGCCGTTTTAACTATATGTGCAACTGCAGACTTACTGTTCAGTGGTTCAAaag ATCGAACTGTAAAAGTATGGGATCTAAGAACAGGAATTGAAAATCTTACGTTAAGCGGCCATCCCAATAACGTAGTAGCAGTGAAATACTCGCAAGTGCAGAATTTGTTGTTCAGTGTTTCTGCAGCCTACGTAAAGGTTTGGGACTTGAGAATAGGCAATAGTTGCGTGAAAACTTTATTCTCATCTGGACAGGCCCAAAGCGGACCAATTGCGTTATCGACTCCGTCTAGAATGCTTCAAGTTACTGTCGGTGAAACAACTATCAACGATCTAGTACTGAGCATGGACGAACAAGAATTATACACTGCATCTAGCGATAAAGTCAGAGTATGGGATCTTCGCAAGTTGACGTACATTGGAAAATTAAGCACACCGCATACTGCAGCGGTAATGTGCCTGGCTGTCGCAGATGATGGTAGAGTAATAGCAGGCAGTAAAGATCATTTGATATCGCTCGTCGAACCAAATACATCAGGACAGTCCGTCAGTTTAGCACCGCCCCATTACGATGGAGTTCAATGTTTAACTACTTGTGATTCAACATTATTTTCTG GCTCAAGAGACATGTGTATCAAAAGATGGGACCTAAGTAAGATGGAATTAGTCCAGTCACTGAATAATGCACATAAGGATTGGATTTTGGGTTTGTGCATGATCAACAGTGGATCCGTTATGGTGTCAGGATGTCGAGGAGGAGTTTTAAAAGCATGGTCTGTACCAAAGGAACAAGGAGGGGAATGTGCTCCAATAGGAGAAGTTCGAGCACATGGCTCCGCAATTAATGCTGTAATAACTAATCAACAGCACGTTTTTACTGCGAGCAA TGACGGAACAGTGAGGCTATGGAGCTACTATAAGAGAGATGCAAGAACTTTCCAGAGAAGCAACTCATTGAAAAGTTAA
- the Klp31e gene encoding kinesin-like protein 31E isoform X3, with amino-acid sequence MADDTSVRVAVRIRPQVAREVIDMCRICTQVPPGEPQVFLGPDKAFTYDYVFDTAIGQCTIYDTCVAHLVEGALDGYNATVLAYGQTGSGKTYTMGTGFDVEVDETVIGIIPRAIRHLFNGIAEKQQHARERAQMPPEFKVTAQFLELYNEDLKDLLEPGGPRGGARIHEDTAGNIHLAGVEPRIVVSPEQALEYLRLGALSRTTGSTQMNTQSSRSHAIFTLYIRQQKCIKVEDPDADIDTSGTEPASEFETLTAKFHFVDLAGSERLKRTGATGDRAKEGISINCGLLALGNVISALGDKTKKALHVPYRDSKLTRLLQDSLGGNSQTVMIACVSPSDRDFMETLSTLKYANRARNIKNKVTINQDKSSRTIASLRREIQQLQLELMEYRQGKRVVGEDGVNDAWHENQMLNSELQSLRTRVKALSETVEALTAKNVLLLAEKAAGQWMSSTGGNGEVTSLVQGYVQEIEELRARLLEAEAMYQQLKKRQMQVNAANPYGDSGYIFQSDSTSVLNDAKKELQKEMDALTALKEQQAYGTNTASKTGDEGEGDDTEVGQDTASEDDSDDDSDRKEEDEEEAAMGRELEALTSDIDVKQRLIQELEFSQRRLQTMKQHYEDKLAQLQARIKDTQEERDKVLHSLQQQPTPPTEKVKKLRDEYEKKLSAMQKEMRLLQSAKKEHARLLKNQSQNENRLRGLRNELAEMKRAKVKLLNKMREEAQRHKENELRRNREIAQLRKESRKNANMIRTLEADKRMKEVVLRRKQEEVTALRKRDRGLSQKVAGRAPPKSANPKALKQRWHTFERTIAKQALAKQAAAETEREMERLLQEREELGRELEKLQKHRNAVTNSRGDTTDVDEEIDNVKSKISYLQDSIAECQRDMVEMGDGDAEGEPGVEALVSTIRTVDEAQYLLQRMLAFTVEQSCVAAQKQLEVRDMESRLNQVAQESDVQHQLLEHVLRDRDLLSLTNNHHNTLNYSPPSSRSSSPDNETYSQVIIGEERQRNNKVRRRTTQPQELLYGVQPNSDNLKTEEQSQNHNHPLTRVPSAPGSLKGLVLTRSQYGNISGGSPTLSRRDSTSPRPLRRPLHPGGGSMEQVAHTDVSSPPGSPTTYRRFNSREENVFSRLTASRQPASTDPQPMKGIISQYQGKTPPRAVLQCSHVAEGHSKAVLTICATADLLFSGSKDRTVKVWDLRTGIENLTLSGHPNNVVAVKYSQVQNLLFSVSAAYVKVWDLRIGNSCVKTLFSSGQAQSGPIALSTPSRMLQVTVGETTINDLVLSMDEQELYTASSDKVRVWDLRKLTYIGKLSTPHTAAVMCLAVADDGRVIAGSKDHLISLVEPNTSGQSVSLAPPHYDGVQCLTTCDSTLFSGSRDMCIKRWDLSKMELVQSLNNAHKDWILGLCMINSGSVMVSGCRGGVLKAWSVPKEQGGECAPIGEVRAHGSAINAVITNQQHVFTASNDGTVRLWSYYKRDARTFQRSNSLKS; translated from the exons AAACTGTAATTGGAATCATTCCTAGAGCTATCAGACACCTTTTCAATGGAATTGCAGAAAAACAGCAACATGCTAGAGAACGTGCACAAATGCCTCCAGAATTTAAA GTTACTGCACAATTTTTGGAACTGTATAATGAGGATTTGAAGGATCTATTGGAACCAGGTGGACCAAGAGGTGGTGCTCGTATTCACGAAGATACCGCGGGCAACATCCATTTAGCTGGCGTCGAACCACGAATTGTAGTTAGTCCAGAACAAGCGTTAGAATATTTACGATTAGGAGCACTGTCGCGCACAACTGGATCCACTCAAATGAATACTCAGTCGTCAAGATCACACGCGATATTCACATTGTACATAAGACAGCAAAAATGCATAAAAGTTGAAGATCCAGATGCTGATATTGATACAAGTGGCACAGAACCAGCGAGCGAATTCGAAACTTTAACTGCTAAATTTCATTTTGTGGATCTAGCTGGTTCAGAAAGATTGAAGAGAACTGGTGCTACAGGAGATAGAGCAAAAGAAGGAATATCTATAAATTGTGGATTG TTGGCCTTAGGTAACGTAATTTCAGCGCTTGGTGACAAAACAAAGAAAGCTTTACATGTTCCATATAGAGATTCAAAATTAACTAGGCTACTTCAAGACTCACTGGGAG gaaATAGTCAGACTGTTATGATAGCCTGTGTATCACCAAGTGATAGAGACTTTATGGAAACTCTAAGTACTCTAAAGTATGCAAACAGAGCAAGAAATATAAAGAACAAAGTTACAATTAACCAGGACAAGAGTTCAAGGACAATAGCTTCCCTTCGAAGAGAAATACAACAacttcagttagaattaatggaATATAGACAAG GCAAGAGAGTTGTTGGTGAAGATGGGGTAAACGATGCTTGGCACGAGAATCAGATGTTAAATAGTGAATTGCAAAGTCTTCGTACTAGAGTTAAAGCTCTTTCAGAAACAGTTGAAGCATTGACAGCAAAGAATGTTCTTCTGCTGGCAGAAAAAGCTGCTGGTCAGTGGATGTCATCAACTGGTGGTAATGGCGAAGTAACGAGTTTAGTACAAGGATACGTTCAAGAGATAGAGGAATTAAGGGCTCGTCTTTTAGAAGCTGAGGCTATGTATCAGCAACTTAAGAAACGACAGATGCAG GTTAATGCAGCAAATCCTTATGGTgactctggatatatatttcagAGTGATTCTACATCAGTATTAAATGATGCCAAAAAAGAATTACAGAAGGAAATGGACGCATTAACTGCATTGAAGGAGCAACAAGCATATGGTACAAATACTGCCAGTAAAACCGGAGACGAAGGAGAAGGCGATGATACAGAAGTTGGCCAAGACACTGCAAGTGAAGATGATTCAGATGATGATTCTGATAGAAAAG AAGAAGACGAAGAAGAGGCAGCTATGGGTCGAGAATTAGAAGCTTTAACATCAGATATTGATGTAAAACAACGATTAATACAGGAACTAGAATTTTCTCAACGACGATTACAAACTATGAAACAGCACTACGAGGATAAACTTGCTCAGTTACAAGCTCGCATTAAGGACACCCAGGAAGAAAGGGACAAAGTATTGCATTCTTTGCAACAGCAGCCGACACCGCCGACAGAAAAAGTAAAGAAACTGCGCGATGAATACGAGAAGAAACTTTCTGCTATGCAAAAAGAAATGCGACTTTTGCAGTCCGCGAAGAAAGAACACGCAAGATTGCTCAAGAATCAATCACAGAATGAGAACAGATTAAGAGGACTTCGAAACGAATTGGCAGAGATGAAAAGAGCAAAGGTGAAGCTTTTGAATAAAATGCGAGAGGAAGCTCAGAGACACAAAGAAAACGAACTAAGACGCAACAGGGAGATAGCACAATTACGTAAGGAAAGTAGAAAAAATGCGAACATGATTAGAACGTTGGAGGCTGATAAAAGGATGAAAGAAGTAGTGCTTAGGCGCAAACAGGAAGAGGTTACAGCGCTAAGAAAACGAGACAGAGGCTTAAGTCAAAAAGTTGCGGGTAGAGCACCGCCTAAATCGGCAAATCCAAAAGCATTGAAACAACGATGGCACACATTTGAAAGGACTATAGCGAAACAGGCATTGGCCAAGCAAGCAGCTGCGGAAACGGAGAGAGAAATGGAAAGACTTCTTCAAGAACGTGAGGAATTAGGTAGAGAACTCGAGAAGCTTCAAAAACACAGGAACGCTGTAACAAATTCGAGGGGAGATACGACTGATGTCGATGAAGAAATTGATAATGTGAAAAGCAAAATTAGTTATTTACAG GATAGCATTGCCGAATGTCAACGCGATATGGTTGAAATGGGCGACGGAGATGCAGAGGGTGAACCAGGCGTTGAAGCTCTGGTATCAACAATTCGAACTGTAGACGAAGCTCAGTACTTGTTGCAAAGAATGTTGGCATTTACCGTGGAACAGAGCTGTGTAGCTGCTCAAAAGCAACTCGAAGTTCGAGATATGGAATCTCGGTTAAATCAAGTGGCACAAGAAAGCGACGTACAACATCAATTATTAGAGCACGTATTACGTGACAGGGATCTCTTATCTCTTACAAACAATCACCACAATACATTGAATTATAGTCCTCCAAGTTCGAGAAGCTCATCGCCAGATAA TGAAACTTATAGCCAAGTTATAATTGGAGAGGAAAGACAGCGTAATAATAAAGTAAGGCGAAGAACAACGCAACCTCAAGAACTTCTTTACGGGGTTCAACCCAATTCAGATAATTTAAAGACAGAGGAACAAAGTCAAAATCATAACCATCCACTTACAAGGGTACCTAGCGCACCAGGTAGTTTAAA GGGATTGGTATTGACGAGAAGTCAATATGGTAATATAAGTGGTGGATCTCCGACCTTAAGTCGACGCGATAGTACATCACCAAGGCCATTGCGACGACCACTGCATCCTGGTGGAGGCTCCAT GGAACAGGTAGCACATACAGATGTGTCATCGCCTCCTGGATCGCCAACCACGTACCGACGTTTCAACAGTCGAGAAGAAAACGTTTTCTCCAGGTTGACTGCGAGTAGGCAACCAGCGTCAACAGATCCTCAGCCTATGAAAGGAATCATTTCTCAATATCAAGGCAAG ACGCCACCAAGAGCCGTTTTGCAATGCTCTCACGTAGCAGAGGGTCACAGTAAAGCCGTTTTAACTATATGTGCAACTGCAGACTTACTGTTCAGTGGTTCAAaag ATCGAACTGTAAAAGTATGGGATCTAAGAACAGGAATTGAAAATCTTACGTTAAGCGGCCATCCCAATAACGTAGTAGCAGTGAAATACTCGCAAGTGCAGAATTTGTTGTTCAGTGTTTCTGCAGCCTACGTAAAGGTTTGGGACTTGAGAATAGGCAATAGTTGCGTGAAAACTTTATTCTCATCTGGACAGGCCCAAAGCGGACCAATTGCGTTATCGACTCCGTCTAGAATGCTTCAAGTTACTGTCGGTGAAACAACTATCAACGATCTAGTACTGAGCATGGACGAACAAGAATTATACACTGCATCTAGCGATAAAGTCAGAGTATGGGATCTTCGCAAGTTGACGTACATTGGAAAATTAAGCACACCGCATACTGCAGCGGTAATGTGCCTGGCTGTCGCAGATGATGGTAGAGTAATAGCAGGCAGTAAAGATCATTTGATATCGCTCGTCGAACCAAATACATCAGGACAGTCCGTCAGTTTAGCACCGCCCCATTACGATGGAGTTCAATGTTTAACTACTTGTGATTCAACATTATTTTCTG GCTCAAGAGACATGTGTATCAAAAGATGGGACCTAAGTAAGATGGAATTAGTCCAGTCACTGAATAATGCACATAAGGATTGGATTTTGGGTTTGTGCATGATCAACAGTGGATCCGTTATGGTGTCAGGATGTCGAGGAGGAGTTTTAAAAGCATGGTCTGTACCAAAGGAACAAGGAGGGGAATGTGCTCCAATAGGAGAAGTTCGAGCACATGGCTCCGCAATTAATGCTGTAATAACTAATCAACAGCACGTTTTTACTGCGAGCAA TGACGGAACAGTGAGGCTATGGAGCTACTATAAGAGAGATGCAAGAACTTTCCAGAGAAGCAACTCATTGAAAAGTTAA